In a single window of the Mucilaginibacter defluvii genome:
- a CDS encoding efflux transporter outer membrane subunit, with translation MIKRYKWPVLAALSAAMIVSSCVTKKYQRPDLNVQTDKLYRDTTINDTTSIATVPVEQLFADTVLQGLIKEGIQNNLDLKTAMQRINEAYATVQQTKAAFFPSLSGNATITRNKQSLAGLNFPPEFANSFILTTTTHQLGLSTSWEADIWGKLSSSKRSALANFFASDAGKRAVQTQLVANIANNYYSLLALDKQLAITEQTLKNRITDVETMKALKESAIVTGAAVVQSEANRYAAEVTIPDLKRSIRETENALSILLARAPGAIKRTSLDEQKPYADMQMGVPSQLLKNRPDVQQAEFAFRSAFENTNVARTYFYPALTITAQGGVSSLKIKNLFDNSIFYNIVGGLTQPIFAKGENRARLRTAKAQQEQAYYAFQQSVLTAGSEVSNALYAYQTAVEKQTSRAKQLEALQKSVDFTKELLRYSSATNYTDVLTSEQSLLAAQLNSVGDKLQQLQAIVNLYRSLGGGWK, from the coding sequence ATGATCAAGAGATATAAATGGCCGGTACTTGCAGCGCTTTCAGCGGCGATGATCGTCTCATCGTGCGTCACCAAAAAGTACCAGCGGCCTGACCTTAACGTACAAACGGATAAGTTGTATCGTGATACCACTATCAATGATACCACATCAATAGCCACGGTGCCCGTTGAGCAGCTGTTTGCTGATACCGTTTTGCAGGGGCTTATAAAAGAGGGTATACAAAATAACCTCGACCTTAAAACGGCTATGCAGCGCATTAACGAGGCTTACGCTACCGTGCAGCAAACCAAAGCGGCGTTTTTCCCGAGCCTTTCAGGCAATGCAACTATTACACGTAACAAGCAATCATTAGCCGGGTTGAATTTTCCGCCGGAGTTCGCCAACTCGTTTATATTAACCACCACTACCCACCAACTGGGCTTAAGCACCAGTTGGGAGGCTGATATATGGGGTAAGCTAAGCAGTTCGAAACGTTCGGCGCTGGCTAACTTTTTCGCGAGTGATGCAGGCAAGCGTGCTGTGCAAACGCAGTTGGTAGCTAATATCGCCAACAACTATTATAGCCTGCTCGCGCTGGATAAGCAACTGGCGATTACCGAGCAAACCCTGAAGAACCGCATTACCGATGTGGAAACCATGAAGGCTTTGAAGGAAAGCGCCATAGTTACCGGCGCTGCCGTAGTGCAGAGCGAGGCCAACCGCTATGCTGCCGAGGTTACCATACCCGATTTAAAACGCAGCATCCGCGAAACGGAGAATGCCCTGAGCATACTGCTTGCCCGTGCACCTGGCGCTATAAAGCGTACATCGCTTGACGAGCAGAAGCCTTATGCTGATATGCAGATGGGCGTCCCTTCGCAACTGTTAAAAAACAGGCCAGATGTACAGCAGGCAGAGTTTGCATTCCGCAGCGCATTTGAGAATACTAATGTGGCGCGTACCTACTTCTACCCGGCTTTAACTATTACAGCGCAGGGTGGTGTATCGTCACTAAAGATCAAAAACCTGTTTGATAATTCTATTTTCTACAACATTGTTGGCGGCTTAACACAGCCAATATTTGCAAAGGGAGAAAACCGCGCAAGGTTACGTACAGCTAAAGCACAGCAGGAGCAGGCTTACTACGCCTTTCAACAAAGCGTACTCACTGCCGGCTCTGAAGTATCGAACGCTTTATATGCTTATCAAACCGCAGTTGAGAAGCAAACATCACGCGCTAAACAGTTAGAGGCGCTACAAAAATCTGTTGATTTTACCAAAGAGTTGCTGCGTTACAGCTCGGCAACAAATTATACGGATGTGTTAACATCCGAACAAAGCCTGCTTGCCGCGCAGCTTAACAGCGTAGGCGATAAGCTGCAGCAGCTACAGGCCATTGTTAACCTGTACCGGTCGCTTGGCGGCGGTTGGAAATAA